The Betaproteobacteria bacterium genome has a window encoding:
- a CDS encoding tripartite tricarboxylate transporter substrate binding protein: MNSSLPDSSRRTVLKLLAGAGLAASHGGWSQELPNKPIRVVIPFVAGSSIDSRMRVMAQALSERLKQQVIVENKPGAGGALGTAFVAQAPADGTTWLFTNNSYAISPYVYKNAGYDPLKSFAPLNRAYISALVVLVNAQLKANSLKELVALAKAQPEAVNYGSSGMGSLPHFAAELFFQVAGIKPLHVPFKGDTQVLSEMLGGRINIAFSGIPSAQPHIKTGRLRALAVTSAQRNTALETVPTMAEAGFPGYSDLIWTGFFVPAATPKKVVDYLNNEIAAMLHLPAIKAHMDATGAEPAPLPVAQYEAFIQGEVARYAKLVKDVGLKLE, from the coding sequence ATGAACTCTTCGTTACCCGATTCAAGCCGCCGAACCGTATTGAAGTTGCTCGCGGGCGCTGGGCTTGCCGCGAGCCACGGCGGTTGGTCGCAGGAACTGCCCAACAAACCCATCCGGGTCGTCATCCCTTTCGTGGCCGGCTCTAGCATCGATTCTCGTATGCGGGTCATGGCGCAAGCCCTGAGCGAGCGCCTCAAACAGCAAGTGATCGTGGAGAACAAACCCGGAGCGGGCGGAGCCCTGGGCACGGCTTTCGTGGCGCAGGCGCCCGCGGATGGCACCACCTGGCTCTTCACCAACAACAGCTACGCCATCAGCCCTTACGTATACAAGAACGCGGGCTACGATCCGCTCAAGAGCTTCGCGCCTCTGAACCGCGCCTATATCTCGGCATTGGTAGTGTTGGTCAACGCGCAACTCAAGGCGAATTCATTGAAGGAATTGGTGGCGCTGGCGAAGGCACAGCCTGAAGCGGTGAACTACGGCTCCAGCGGCATGGGCAGCTTGCCACACTTCGCGGCGGAATTATTCTTCCAAGTAGCCGGCATCAAACCGCTACACGTCCCCTTCAAGGGCGACACGCAAGTCTTGAGCGAGATGCTGGGAGGGCGCATCAACATCGCCTTCAGCGGAATCCCCTCCGCCCAACCGCATATCAAGACAGGCAGATTGCGCGCCCTGGCGGTGACCTCGGCGCAGCGTAATACCGCTCTGGAAACCGTCCCCACCATGGCCGAAGCGGGTTTCCCCGGCTATAGTGACCTGATCTGGACTGGCTTCTTCGTGCCCGCGGCTACGCCCAAGAAAGTGGTCGATTACCTTAACAACGAAATCGCCGCCATGCTCCACCTACCGGCCATCAAGGCGCACATGGATGCCACGGGGGCGGAACCCGCGCCCCTGCCCGTCGCGCAATACGAGGCTTTCATTCAAGGCGAAGTCGCGCGTTACGCCAAGTTGGTGAAGGATGTCGGGTTGAAGTTGGAGTAG